A single Arachnia propionica DNA region contains:
- a CDS encoding KAP family P-loop NTPase fold protein, which translates to MLSEASGPQPKGWHDDPIKAVDQDRFNRAPVAERIAKLIHLNHSVDSSIVYGLEGPWGCGKSSAIALISIFLKRLQRSKQEWRVVSFTPWATAGIDGMLSEFFAVLSSAVPDIPKKNRKRFRKLLAEYMWVVRSAGSFIPMVGGVIGSITRAIEDKLQKQKPWKVLFEELSDGLRELNSPILITVDDIDRLQVDELLVLLKLVRLLGRFPGVDFLLAYDEQTLVDVLRSSGREDLSQARARAFMEKIVQYPLTLPPLLGGQIVKLISDGLTELLLDKMGRGFEYRRISNIILKTMPSQLSTPRAIERFFAQLREEFIIHVSGEIDDTDLVLAVFLRVKFPDVFSQLQDWKTRLTAAGGCQIVSTSSKKGEVDWNPLVQSLECERDKKDALILLEAIFPAVGGTINRPFKSPRFANPEYFDRYLAQGVPAGDIPDETVRRALSKAVENDLSELKRLFDEPDEARLNLILSKINAHYPDVVERSKRDGPRGPLKPILLEMAMEWLESIPYAPWVVQAPYLALLRWASALLHLLLEEDPDVNLDHELGACKLPDRRLEVISLAAERVEGLEVETISALKATLDRECRRLVPEILANLCERDNACPDIRMALLLKQVLASLERDKLIECVRRGLKNSEFTPQDVAARLVGLSYYESSGFGAVSFDGNLFTQLTDIPARSIDYTPHSPLPSNDWVYRREFAAPLIEESGASTVEQKE; encoded by the coding sequence ATGTTGAGCGAAGCAAGCGGTCCGCAGCCCAAGGGTTGGCATGACGATCCGATCAAAGCAGTGGATCAAGATAGATTCAATCGCGCCCCTGTTGCGGAACGAATCGCGAAATTGATTCACCTAAATCATTCGGTCGATTCGAGTATAGTATACGGACTCGAAGGCCCGTGGGGATGTGGAAAATCGTCTGCTATCGCATTGATTTCAATATTCTTGAAACGACTGCAGAGATCGAAGCAAGAATGGAGAGTCGTGTCATTTACTCCTTGGGCGACGGCGGGGATCGACGGAATGCTTTCGGAGTTCTTTGCGGTCTTGTCTAGTGCCGTTCCAGATATCCCAAAGAAGAATAGGAAGAGATTTCGAAAGTTGCTTGCTGAGTACATGTGGGTTGTTCGATCAGCAGGGTCTTTTATCCCAATGGTTGGCGGAGTGATTGGCTCGATCACTAGGGCTATTGAAGATAAATTGCAAAAGCAAAAACCGTGGAAAGTATTATTCGAAGAGCTCTCCGACGGGTTGCGCGAATTGAATTCCCCGATACTCATTACTGTAGATGATATTGATCGACTACAGGTCGATGAACTGCTTGTTCTTCTAAAACTTGTGCGACTTCTCGGGAGATTTCCCGGAGTCGACTTTCTGCTCGCGTATGACGAACAGACCTTGGTGGATGTTCTCCGGTCATCCGGTCGGGAAGACCTGTCTCAGGCGCGGGCGCGCGCCTTTATGGAAAAGATTGTTCAGTATCCACTCACACTTCCTCCTCTGCTGGGCGGGCAGATTGTAAAACTTATATCTGATGGATTGACTGAACTGTTATTGGATAAAATGGGAAGAGGCTTCGAATATCGCCGCATTAGTAATATCATCTTGAAAACAATGCCGTCGCAGCTCAGTACTCCGCGTGCTATCGAAAGGTTTTTCGCTCAGCTACGTGAAGAATTTATTATCCATGTCTCGGGGGAGATTGATGATACGGATCTAGTGCTTGCCGTGTTTCTGAGGGTCAAATTTCCTGACGTATTTTCTCAACTTCAAGATTGGAAGACTAGACTCACGGCAGCTGGTGGGTGTCAAATAGTTTCTACCTCATCGAAGAAGGGGGAAGTTGATTGGAATCCCCTCGTGCAATCTTTGGAGTGTGAGCGAGACAAGAAGGATGCGTTGATTTTGCTTGAGGCTATCTTTCCTGCTGTCGGCGGGACGATTAATCGACCTTTCAAGTCCCCGCGATTTGCAAACCCTGAATATTTTGACCGCTACCTGGCTCAGGGGGTGCCGGCGGGAGATATTCCTGACGAGACTGTAAGGCGCGCGCTTAGTAAAGCTGTAGAAAATGATCTAAGTGAACTAAAGAGGTTATTTGATGAGCCTGATGAGGCGCGATTAAATCTTATTTTGAGCAAGATCAATGCTCACTACCCGGATGTAGTCGAGCGGTCAAAACGTGATGGTCCTAGAGGACCGTTGAAACCTATTCTGCTGGAGATGGCAATGGAGTGGCTGGAGTCAATTCCATATGCCCCTTGGGTGGTGCAAGCGCCATATCTTGCACTTCTAAGATGGGCCAGTGCACTTCTTCATTTATTGCTGGAGGAAGATCCTGATGTGAACTTGGACCACGAGCTAGGAGCCTGCAAGCTCCCTGATCGAAGGTTGGAGGTAATATCGCTTGCTGCGGAGCGAGTTGAAGGCTTGGAAGTCGAAACGATCTCCGCGCTTAAAGCTACGCTTGACCGTGAATGTCGACGGTTGGTGCCAGAGATTCTTGCTAATTTGTGCGAACGTGACAACGCCTGCCCAGATATCCGTATGGCGCTTCTGTTGAAGCAAGTTCTCGCCTCGCTGGAGCGGGACAAACTAATTGAGTGTGTCCGTAGAGGATTGAAGAACAGTGAGTTCACGCCCCAAGATGTCGCAGCTCGCCTGGTGGGTCTTTCCTATTATGAGTCCAGCGGGTTTGGGGCAGTGTCGTTCGATGGCAATTTGTTTACTCAGCTCACGGATATACCGGCTCGCAGTATTGACTACACGCCCCATAGCCCTTTGCCTAGTAATGATTGGGTGTATCGCAGAGAGTTTGCTGCTCCTCTCATTGAAGAATCAGGTGCAAGCACAGTAGAGCAAAAAGAATGA
- a CDS encoding DUF499 domain-containing protein, with amino-acid sequence MAVNNRDRISKAFDLLSEGLQDVVDEVMTKVYGSSQWPTMWADEDARRRGGAPKILAKHDVQVQLRAITERGYEFRDVLSRAQQSFASELRETRNQWAHNAPFSSDDTDRALDTIVRLLQAVGSADSAADVRKMRSDLRRTVYEDQTRQQVKRTRKASLKPGGGLKPWREVIHPHDDVARGEFTASEFAADLHLVHTGQATSPEYGDPGEFFTRTYLTEGLRDLLSRALRRMSGDGNASPVVNLQTNFGGGKTHSMLALYHLFSGIPAQDMPQEIQDLVAGNGNPRLEKLGVRRVALVGTYLQAGSTHTKPDGTKIHTLWGELAWQLGGREAYEMVADADRSGTNPGSALRTLIQKYAPALILIDEWVAYARQLVTDKELPSGSFETQFTFAQSLTEIVRSVPGAMLVVSIPASDTGAAGAGSDIEVGGANGQLALERLQNVIRRVADQWRPSSKNESFEIVRRRLFQPADAEALRTIAAVARNFVGFYQSDAALFPRDAAKVSDEYEKRIRVSYPLHPELLDRLYEDWSTLERFQRTRGVLKLVSSIVHELWKSEDTSPLILPGNVPLDATTVNTDLTQYLEDQWKPIIDSDIDGPSSTAQRIDLERPSLGQRFVTQRLARTIFMGAAPRVRSTHRGLDKQYLWLGTAIPGDTLGNFGSALELLAQRSTYFYEEQGHYWFDTQPSVTKTANDYAERLREDPEKVWNEITRRLRAEERSRDVFDRVHIAPESSADIPDLEDVRLVIAHPRYSWRKQESRESEAYRWVHDAVGAKGASQRIHRNTVVFLLADRNQLEGLEAATRTYLGWKQVQATSESLNLSVQQRKQADEQVGNFDRVVADRIRGTFIWTVYPVQPEPTQPFELMAEKVPDSGGRSLAERVSHKMRRDDLLVTEFGAAILGSTLREELGTRWRETGEISVGELWGYFTRYIYMHRLVKREVLDAAIERALTAILVENERFGIAAGKDPETGRYRGLVLPPDPNATIQVTDSTLLVDPARAQEQLDADRAARETAPPAAADSQSEGGHVDVVRVAPGIGEADRAGVDEVVKTVAARFFGSVKIDPELYSRDIGNITREIIDRLAGAGARLEITIDIQAVKTEGFNDTEIRTISENARVLKFDPSSGFEKS; translated from the coding sequence ATGGCAGTGAACAACCGGGACCGAATCAGCAAGGCCTTCGACCTGCTCTCCGAAGGTCTCCAGGATGTGGTGGACGAGGTGATGACCAAGGTCTACGGATCGTCGCAGTGGCCGACGATGTGGGCCGACGAGGACGCGCGACGCCGGGGGGGTGCCCCGAAGATCCTCGCGAAACACGATGTCCAGGTGCAGCTGCGCGCGATCACCGAACGCGGTTACGAGTTCAGGGACGTGCTGTCCCGGGCGCAGCAGAGTTTCGCCTCGGAGCTGCGGGAGACCCGCAACCAGTGGGCCCACAACGCGCCGTTCAGTTCCGACGACACCGATCGCGCCCTCGACACAATCGTGCGGCTCCTCCAGGCGGTGGGATCCGCCGATTCCGCGGCCGATGTGCGCAAGATGCGCTCCGATCTGCGGCGCACCGTCTACGAGGACCAGACCCGCCAGCAGGTGAAGAGGACGAGAAAGGCATCGCTCAAGCCGGGCGGCGGACTGAAGCCGTGGCGCGAGGTGATCCATCCGCACGACGACGTGGCGCGCGGCGAGTTCACCGCCTCGGAGTTTGCCGCCGACCTGCACCTGGTGCACACCGGTCAGGCCACCAGCCCCGAGTACGGCGACCCGGGGGAGTTCTTCACCCGCACCTACCTCACCGAGGGCCTACGGGACCTGCTCAGCCGGGCCCTGCGTCGCATGAGCGGCGACGGCAATGCCAGCCCCGTGGTGAACCTCCAGACCAACTTCGGCGGCGGCAAAACCCACTCGATGCTTGCCCTCTACCACCTGTTCAGCGGCATCCCCGCGCAGGACATGCCCCAGGAGATCCAAGACCTCGTCGCCGGGAACGGAAACCCTCGGCTCGAGAAGCTCGGGGTGCGGCGAGTGGCCCTGGTGGGAACCTACCTGCAGGCCGGCTCCACGCACACCAAACCGGACGGCACGAAGATCCACACCCTGTGGGGGGAGCTCGCTTGGCAGCTGGGCGGGCGGGAGGCCTACGAGATGGTCGCGGATGCGGATCGTTCCGGGACCAATCCCGGATCGGCCCTGCGAACGCTGATCCAGAAGTACGCGCCGGCGCTGATCCTGATCGATGAATGGGTGGCCTACGCCAGGCAGCTCGTCACGGACAAGGAGTTGCCGTCGGGTTCCTTCGAGACGCAGTTCACCTTCGCCCAGTCGCTGACCGAGATCGTCCGCTCCGTGCCGGGGGCGATGCTGGTGGTCTCCATTCCGGCTTCGGACACAGGCGCGGCCGGCGCCGGCAGCGATATCGAGGTCGGTGGCGCGAATGGTCAGCTCGCGTTGGAGCGTCTCCAGAACGTGATTCGCCGGGTGGCCGATCAGTGGAGGCCGTCCAGCAAGAACGAGTCGTTCGAGATAGTCCGCCGCCGCCTGTTCCAGCCCGCGGATGCCGAGGCGCTCAGGACGATTGCCGCGGTGGCGCGCAATTTCGTGGGCTTTTACCAGAGCGATGCGGCGCTTTTCCCGCGCGATGCAGCGAAGGTCAGTGACGAGTACGAGAAACGAATCCGCGTCTCCTATCCGCTTCACCCAGAGTTGCTGGATCGGCTCTACGAGGACTGGTCCACGCTGGAACGATTCCAACGCACCCGTGGCGTGCTGAAACTCGTGTCGTCGATAGTCCACGAGCTGTGGAAGTCCGAGGACACTTCACCGCTCATCCTTCCCGGTAATGTGCCGCTGGACGCAACGACGGTGAACACCGATCTGACCCAGTATCTGGAGGATCAGTGGAAACCGATCATTGATTCCGACATCGACGGGCCCAGTTCCACGGCCCAGCGCATCGACCTGGAGCGTCCGAGCCTGGGGCAGCGGTTCGTCACCCAGCGGCTGGCGCGCACGATCTTCATGGGTGCGGCTCCGCGCGTCCGGAGCACCCACAGGGGATTGGACAAGCAGTACCTATGGCTCGGTACCGCGATTCCCGGCGACACGCTGGGCAATTTCGGTAGTGCCCTCGAACTACTGGCCCAGCGGTCCACCTATTTCTACGAGGAGCAGGGGCATTACTGGTTCGACACGCAGCCGTCGGTGACCAAGACGGCCAATGACTACGCCGAGCGGCTCCGCGAGGATCCCGAGAAGGTGTGGAACGAGATCACTCGCCGGCTGCGCGCGGAGGAAAGGTCCCGCGACGTGTTCGACCGGGTTCACATCGCCCCGGAATCGAGTGCCGACATTCCTGATCTGGAGGATGTGCGTCTGGTCATAGCTCATCCCCGGTATTCCTGGCGCAAACAGGAGAGCCGGGAATCCGAAGCATACCGGTGGGTTCATGACGCCGTCGGGGCCAAGGGCGCCAGCCAGCGCATTCACCGCAACACGGTGGTGTTCCTGCTGGCGGACAGGAACCAGCTGGAGGGGCTGGAGGCCGCGACTCGCACCTATCTCGGGTGGAAACAGGTTCAGGCAACCAGCGAATCCCTCAACCTGTCGGTCCAGCAGCGGAAACAGGCCGACGAGCAGGTGGGCAATTTCGACCGGGTGGTCGCGGATCGCATTCGAGGCACCTTCATTTGGACGGTCTACCCCGTGCAACCCGAACCGACGCAACCCTTCGAACTGATGGCGGAGAAGGTGCCCGATTCCGGCGGCAGGTCATTGGCGGAGCGGGTGTCTCACAAGATGCGGCGTGATGATCTTCTCGTCACCGAGTTCGGAGCGGCAATCCTCGGGTCCACCTTGCGGGAAGAACTCGGCACCAGGTGGCGTGAAACCGGTGAGATCAGCGTCGGTGAATTGTGGGGATATTTCACCCGCTACATCTACATGCATCGGCTCGTGAAACGCGAGGTGCTGGACGCTGCCATCGAGCGTGCGCTCACCGCCATCCTGGTGGAGAACGAACGCTTCGGAATCGCGGCGGGCAAGGATCCAGAAACCGGACGCTACCGGGGGCTTGTGCTGCCACCCGACCCGAATGCGACGATCCAGGTTACCGACAGCACCCTGCTGGTGGACCCTGCCCGCGCTCAGGAACAACTCGATGCAGACCGCGCCGCCCGGGAAACCGCACCCCCGGCTGCAGCCGACAGCCAATCGGAGGGGGGACACGTCGATGTGGTCCGGGTTGCACCGGGCATTGGGGAAGCCGACAGGGCCGGGGTGGATGAAGTGGTCAAGACCGTGGCCGCGCGTTTCTTCGGCTCGGTGAAGATCGACCCCGAACTCTACTCCCGCGACATTGGAAACATCACCCGGGAGATCATCGACCGCCTGGCAGGGGCAGGGGCCCGCCTGGAGATCACCATCGACATTCAAGCGGTGAAAACCGAAGGATTCAACGACACCGAAATCCGAACCATCAGCGAAAACGCCCGAGTCCTCAAATTCGATCCCAGCTCCGGCTTCGAGAAAAGCTGA
- a CDS encoding GNAT family N-acetyltransferase, which yields MTIAIVQGEEADLPEVAGLFAAAFHDDPVIAVMIPGERNRLQRLTKVFLSELRTGAMAGGAVDLARREDDGRLVGAAAWESPDRKTSSWAKVRELPRVVSAVGLRHLPQTLRTLDVFAKSRPDHAHWYLVDIVVGEEARGLGIGSRLLNHRLEVVDEAGLPAYLEATTLGSQRLYERFGFTAKEWLHMTESDYPVTMYREIPEG from the coding sequence ATGACCATTGCCATCGTCCAGGGGGAGGAGGCGGACCTGCCGGAGGTGGCTGGTCTGTTCGCTGCGGCTTTCCACGACGACCCGGTGATCGCGGTGATGATCCCGGGGGAGCGGAACCGGTTGCAGCGTCTGACGAAGGTGTTCCTGTCCGAGTTGCGGACCGGGGCGATGGCGGGAGGGGCCGTTGATTTGGCCCGCCGGGAGGACGACGGCCGCCTGGTCGGCGCCGCGGCTTGGGAATCGCCCGACCGCAAGACATCCAGCTGGGCGAAGGTGCGTGAGCTGCCGCGGGTGGTCTCGGCGGTGGGGTTGCGTCACCTGCCGCAGACCCTGAGGACTCTCGATGTCTTTGCCAAGAGCCGTCCCGATCACGCCCACTGGTACCTCGTCGACATCGTCGTCGGTGAGGAGGCGCGTGGCCTCGGTATCGGGTCGCGGCTGCTGAACCACCGCCTCGAGGTGGTCGACGAGGCCGGTCTGCCCGCATACCTGGAAGCCACCACCCTGGGAAGTCAGCGACTCTACGAGCGCTTCGGCTTCACCGCCAAGGAGTGGCTGCACATGACCGAGTCCGACTATCCCGTGACCATGTATCGCGAGATCCCCGAAGGCTGA